One region of Strongyloides ratti genome assembly S_ratti_ED321, chromosome : X genomic DNA includes:
- a CDS encoding Prolactin-releasing peptide receptor, with protein sequence MTTYTENNISVVEITKYGVDKCEVYYQMYPDPSSNPYIFIPFAIFYMVIFTLGIIGNVSIIYVTVRHKVLQSVQNMFILNLAASDIIVCLLSLPITPVTNVFKNWYFGEVLCRLIALIQGVSIYICTFSLGAIAVDRYILVVKPHSKALSRKGALVVTGILWTLSLIFNIPYVLFMYIQSYEGVCGVFCTEKWPNPESRRAYTLMVMVAQFVFPFSVMAFCYATIFSKLKSRAKLRIRKIDERFVALGRSSNYTNISEHLAMETDNKTCVVLSTTLTVTNNIEISKGNVPTLALQKEKDKQRLLNQTRRNTIILVSMVVIFGLTWLPHNVVSLVLEYDEDQTIFKIDGDDDLDLSYLVNLFTHSIAMTNIVFNPVLYAWLNPQFRDLCIQTFYKNRKAKSTNKNLSKCITSETKLNHNDSFIPLRDEGKKIITSYQTSKTMEQQQNNLSNVVSNNTKKLIKKINNDSVETMKMLSSNSSFIDCETIEGQFNSIEQSSCEDVIV encoded by the exons ATGACGACTTAtactgaaaataatatttctgtTGTTGAGATAACTAAATATGGTGTTGACAAATGTGAAGTTTATTATCAAATGTATCCTGATCCATCATCAAATCCATATATCTTTATTCCATTTGCTATTTTTTATATGGTAATTTTTACTCTTGGTATTATTGGAAATGTTTCTATTATTTATGTTACAGTAAGACATAAAGTATTACAG agtgttcaaaatatgtttatacTTAATTTGGCTGCTAGCGATATAATTGTTTGTCTTTTATCATTACCAATCACACCAGTCACAAATGTCTTTAAAAATTGGTATTTTGGTGAAGTTTTATGCCGTTTAATTGCTCTTATACAGGGTGTTAGTATTTATATTTGCACTTTTAGTCTTGGAGCAATAGCAGTTGATCGTTATATTTTGGTTGTTAAGCCACATTCTAAGGCACTTAGTAGAAAAGGAGCTTTAGTTGTAACTGGAATTCTTTGGAcattatctttaatatttaatataccatatgtattatttatgtatatcCAAAGTTATGAG ggTGTATGTGGAGTTTTTTGTACTGAAAAATGGCCAAATCCAGAAAGTAGACGTGCATATACATTAATGGTTATGGTAGCACAGTTTGTCTTTCCATTCAGTGTTATGGCATTTTGTTACGCTactatattttcaaaattaaaaagtagagcaaaattaagaattagaaaaatagaTGAACGATTTGTTGCCTTAGGAAGAAGCTcaaattatacaaatattagTGAACATTTAGCTATGGAAACTGATAATAAAACCTGTGTTGTTTTAAGTACAACATTAACTGTAACTAATAATATAGAAATAAGTAAAGGTAATGTACCAACATTAGCattacaaaaagaaaaagataaacAACGTCTTCTTAATCAAACAAGAAGAAATACGATAATATTAGTTAGTATGGTTGTAATATTTGGTTTAACATGGTTACCACATAATGTTGTTTCATTAGTTCTTGAATATGATGAAGAtcaaacaatatttaaaatagatgGTGATGATGATTTagatttatcatatttagtaaatttatttactcATAGTATTGCAATGactaatattgtttttaatccAGTCCTTTATGCATGGTTAAATCCACAATTTCGAGATTTATGTATTCAAaccttttataaaaatcgAAAAGCCAAAAGtacaaataaaaacttaAGTAAATGCATAACATCTGAGACAAAATTAAACCATAATGATTCATTTATTCCTTTAAGGGatgaaggaaaaaaaataataacatctTATCAAACTTCAAAAACGATGGAAcaacaacaaaataatttgtcAAATGTTGTTAGtaataatactaaaaaacttattaaaaaaataaataatgatagtGTTGAAACAATGAAAATGTTATCATCCAATTCAAGTTTCATTGATTGTGAAACTATAGAAGGTCAATTTAATAGTATAGAACAAAGTTCATGTGAAGATGTTATTGTTTAA